In a genomic window of Spirosoma agri:
- a CDS encoding sialate O-acetylesterase, translating into MLFARPVIWVLLYLYPLLSLAQLTVTSPVPRLVYQRNQSDEATILVTGLAPATATLVEARFVPMVLGQGDVTAWTTLPLLPTSTAFRGSVVVRKGQYRLNVRAKAGGSVLAETQVNRVGVGEVFVLAGQSNVYGGFQRVPGSEEDRVSCLDFRQEILSEYLLPFRFSNVSYGSNIGPSQPFHLWGILGDRLVRKLNVPVMFLGAALGGTSSDDWKQSAAGNVNSAPNFSVYRRLGVALMHYVSRTGARAVLWHQGENDRTTGEQTYFDNIQYVINKTRQQTGYNQLAWMVSRASYINGNTNPAVIAAQNRLITEIQDVFPGPATDSITGTANRPDNVHLLGEGLYRFVNTWEQCLTTAFFQNSKPFAPNDESTVITSGYTLPLTRRPGETIQASSLRTDAHESDNQYVAQILRADNNQLVYESAPSTANPLLVTLPANLPDGLYRMRTRSTHPVSVGTLGEPFLIQQSANATTSQPTIPLTTSGGTSDASILRFAYRYESGSHGFYTMARSDVPVETRVERIDGGSFNDSGWTVAPPNSQSPDYDEFADFNYIRNYPPVAFAVGGVEPGRYRLSVRRQGDTGAGLWYEVSLIDGRNILYYAMEPIPPIPPVLSADEIPTSPACLPESFSVSVTVTDGPVNNGNIFTIQLSDATGSFSSPTTIGTGGTSPIRVTLPAGLPDGSTYRIRVVGSNPAVTSAPSPFLRVCANMSASMADLSMVMQLNNRIPAIGQVVSLTVSLRNDGPQNATGVKAQSLLPPNLTFVDSPNAAIRESAGTVTIDAGTLAAGSTTPYIFRLKATQPGTFVTTAQIITSQTPDPDSQPNSGTGDGQDDSSVADLRTIDANGTLLVSPNPNQTPLPLVQSDQPPTNPTKADLSLDLGANYLTVSANGPDNITITITNAGGLTATNITAQVILPSGWTVTNSNGLTVIGQAVAATISSLPAGNSTTLTIPIQVKGSGTVVAQIFNAAQADPDSTPGNGFANGEDDEASISIRTR; encoded by the coding sequence ATGCTTTTCGCTCGACCTGTGATATGGGTCTTGTTATACCTGTATCCTCTTTTATCACTTGCCCAACTTACCGTTACCAGTCCCGTACCTAGACTCGTTTACCAACGAAATCAATCGGACGAAGCAACGATTCTGGTTACAGGGCTAGCCCCTGCGACGGCGACTCTTGTTGAAGCCCGGTTTGTTCCGATGGTACTTGGACAGGGCGACGTAACGGCCTGGACCACATTGCCCTTGCTGCCTACCTCTACCGCTTTCCGAGGTTCCGTAGTCGTAAGAAAAGGGCAATATCGGCTGAATGTCAGGGCTAAAGCGGGCGGCTCGGTACTGGCCGAAACGCAGGTCAATCGGGTCGGTGTGGGCGAAGTGTTCGTACTGGCCGGTCAATCGAACGTATACGGCGGATTTCAGCGCGTGCCCGGTTCCGAAGAAGACCGGGTTTCCTGTCTGGACTTCCGGCAGGAAATCCTCAGCGAATACCTCCTCCCGTTCCGCTTCAGCAATGTGAGTTACGGCAGTAATATCGGCCCCAGCCAGCCATTTCACCTCTGGGGTATTCTCGGCGACAGGCTTGTTCGCAAGCTCAATGTACCTGTTATGTTTCTGGGTGCAGCACTTGGCGGCACGTCAAGCGACGACTGGAAACAGTCCGCGGCCGGTAACGTCAACAGTGCTCCTAATTTCTCGGTGTATCGGCGACTAGGTGTTGCGCTGATGCATTACGTATCCCGTACAGGCGCACGGGCGGTGCTCTGGCATCAGGGTGAGAATGACCGCACGACCGGCGAACAGACCTATTTCGATAACATTCAGTACGTTATCAACAAAACCCGCCAGCAAACGGGCTACAATCAACTGGCCTGGATGGTATCGCGGGCCAGCTACATCAACGGCAACACCAATCCAGCCGTTATTGCCGCTCAGAACCGGCTCATTACAGAAATCCAGGACGTTTTTCCCGGCCCGGCCACCGACAGCATTACGGGAACCGCCAACCGTCCGGACAACGTACACCTGCTGGGGGAGGGTTTATACCGTTTCGTCAACACCTGGGAGCAATGTCTAACTACCGCTTTCTTCCAAAATTCGAAACCGTTTGCCCCGAACGACGAATCGACAGTGATCACCAGCGGTTACACGTTGCCATTAACGCGACGACCCGGTGAGACTATTCAGGCTTCTTCACTTCGTACCGATGCCCATGAATCGGATAATCAATACGTTGCGCAGATCTTACGGGCCGACAACAACCAGCTCGTTTACGAATCAGCACCAAGTACGGCAAATCCGCTGTTGGTAACACTACCAGCCAATTTGCCCGATGGTCTGTATCGTATGCGAACGCGCTCAACGCATCCGGTCAGTGTTGGTACACTGGGCGAGCCTTTTTTAATTCAACAGTCGGCCAATGCGACCACTTCTCAGCCAACCATTCCGCTGACAACCAGTGGTGGAACGAGTGATGCGTCTATTCTTCGTTTCGCGTATCGCTACGAATCCGGCAGTCATGGCTTTTATACTATGGCTCGTTCGGATGTACCCGTAGAAACTCGCGTTGAACGTATCGATGGTGGAAGCTTCAATGACTCAGGTTGGACTGTAGCCCCACCCAACAGTCAATCACCGGACTACGATGAGTTTGCCGATTTCAATTACATTCGAAACTACCCGCCCGTTGCCTTTGCTGTTGGGGGCGTAGAGCCGGGAAGGTATCGCCTGTCGGTTCGTCGTCAGGGGGATACTGGTGCGGGCTTGTGGTACGAAGTCAGCCTGATCGACGGGCGAAACATTCTGTATTATGCTATGGAGCCAATTCCACCCATCCCGCCCGTACTCTCCGCCGATGAAATCCCCACGTCACCCGCCTGTTTGCCCGAGTCGTTTTCGGTATCGGTTACCGTCACCGATGGTCCGGTGAATAATGGCAACATATTTACCATTCAGTTATCGGATGCGACGGGTTCTTTCAGTTCTCCTACAACGATTGGTACAGGCGGTACAAGTCCGATTAGGGTTACGTTGCCCGCAGGTTTACCCGACGGATCAACGTATCGTATTCGGGTAGTGGGCAGTAACCCGGCGGTAACGAGCGCCCCCAGTCCATTCCTACGCGTCTGCGCTAATATGTCCGCCAGTATGGCTGACCTGTCCATGGTTATGCAACTCAACAATCGGATACCCGCCATTGGCCAGGTTGTGTCATTAACCGTGTCTTTGAGGAACGATGGGCCACAGAATGCAACGGGCGTGAAAGCGCAAAGTCTCTTACCACCGAACCTTACGTTCGTTGATTCGCCGAACGCTGCTATCCGTGAAAGTGCGGGTACAGTAACAATTGATGCGGGCACGCTTGCCGCCGGTTCAACCACGCCCTATATTTTTCGACTAAAGGCAACTCAACCCGGTACGTTCGTGACCACGGCCCAGATCATCACCAGCCAAACACCCGATCCGGACAGCCAGCCTAATTCGGGTACGGGTGACGGACAGGATGATAGTAGTGTGGCCGATCTGCGCACGATCGATGCAAACGGTACGCTACTCGTATCGCCAAATCCAAACCAGACACCTCTGCCGCTGGTGCAATCAGATCAGCCACCCACCAATCCGACCAAAGCCGATCTCAGTCTGGATTTGGGTGCCAATTATCTGACCGTATCAGCCAATGGACCGGATAACATAACAATAACAATTACGAATGCAGGCGGACTAACCGCCACCAACATAACCGCTCAGGTGATCTTACCAAGCGGATGGACGGTAACCAATAGTAACGGATTGACGGTTATTGGTCAGGCCGTAGCAGCAACAATCAGCTCTCTGCCAGCAGGAAATTCAACCACGTTGACGATACCGATTCAGGTGAAGGGAAGTGGCACAGTGGTTGCTCAGATTTTCAACGCTGCCCAGGCCGACCCAGACTCGACACCCGGCAACGGCTTTGCCAATGGCGAAGACGACGAAGCCAGCATCAGTATCCGAACCCGCTGA
- the aspS gene encoding aspartate--tRNA ligase, whose amino-acid sequence MLRTHTCGELRLADATKTATLTGWVQTIRDKGGVLWIDLRDRYGITQLLLEDGQTAPELFTIARSLGREYVLKATGTVIERKSKNPNIPTGDIELKVTSLEVLNPAKLPPFLIEDETDGGDDLRLKYRYLDLRRNPVRRNLELRHRMAQQTRLFMDGQNFIEVETPVLIKSTPEGARDFVVPSRMNPGEFYALPQSPQTFKQLLMVSGFDRYYQIVKCFRDEDLRADRQPEFTQIDCEMSFVEQEDILNMFEGLVRHLFKAVKGIDLAEVPRMTYADAMKRYGSDKPDTRFGMEFAELKGTFDTIDLTSGKGFSVFDSAELVVGINAPGCAHYTRKQLDELTDWIKRPQIGAKGLIYVRYNEDGSLKSSVDKFYSEADLKAWAAHFKAKPGDLMLIISGDANKARKQLNELRLEMGSRLGLRDPNTFSSLWVLDFPLLEYGEEESRWFAMHHPFTSPKPEDIPLLENDPGSVRANAYDMVINGTEVGGGSIRIFNRDLQARMFSILGFSDEEAKAQFGFLMDAFEYGAPPHGGIAFGFDRLCSLFGGADSIRDFIAFPKNNSGRDVMIDSPSTISQAQLNELKIATVAK is encoded by the coding sequence ATGCTTCGAACGCACACTTGCGGAGAACTCCGCCTTGCTGACGCTACCAAAACCGCTACACTGACCGGCTGGGTCCAGACAATTCGTGACAAAGGTGGCGTCTTATGGATTGACCTTCGTGACCGATATGGTATTACGCAGCTCCTGCTCGAAGATGGTCAGACGGCTCCTGAACTCTTTACGATTGCCCGCTCGCTGGGCCGCGAATATGTCCTGAAAGCAACGGGAACGGTCATTGAGCGGAAATCAAAAAATCCGAATATTCCGACCGGCGATATTGAACTGAAGGTTACGTCGCTGGAGGTTTTGAACCCGGCCAAGTTACCGCCTTTCCTGATCGAGGATGAAACGGACGGGGGCGATGATCTCCGGTTGAAATACCGTTACCTCGACCTTCGCCGGAATCCGGTACGACGGAATCTCGAACTGCGTCACCGCATGGCCCAGCAGACGCGACTGTTTATGGACGGACAGAATTTTATTGAGGTCGAAACGCCGGTACTCATCAAATCGACACCTGAAGGTGCGCGTGATTTTGTCGTGCCAAGCCGGATGAATCCGGGTGAGTTCTATGCGCTGCCGCAGTCACCCCAGACGTTCAAACAATTGCTGATGGTGTCGGGCTTTGACCGGTACTACCAGATTGTGAAATGTTTCCGTGACGAAGATCTGCGCGCTGACCGCCAGCCCGAATTTACGCAGATCGACTGTGAGATGTCGTTCGTGGAGCAGGAAGATATTCTGAACATGTTCGAGGGTCTGGTTCGGCATTTGTTCAAGGCCGTCAAAGGAATCGACCTGGCCGAAGTACCCCGCATGACCTACGCCGATGCCATGAAACGCTACGGCTCCGATAAACCCGACACGCGGTTCGGGATGGAGTTCGCCGAATTAAAAGGCACGTTCGATACCATCGATCTGACTTCGGGCAAAGGATTCAGCGTGTTCGATTCGGCGGAGTTGGTAGTGGGTATCAATGCGCCGGGTTGTGCGCACTATACCCGCAAGCAACTGGATGAACTGACCGATTGGATCAAACGGCCCCAAATTGGCGCGAAGGGACTGATTTACGTTCGCTACAACGAAGACGGCTCCCTAAAATCGTCGGTCGATAAGTTCTATTCCGAAGCCGATCTGAAAGCCTGGGCCGCTCATTTCAAGGCGAAACCGGGTGATCTGATGCTGATCATTTCGGGTGATGCCAACAAAGCGCGCAAGCAGTTGAACGAACTACGCCTGGAAATGGGAAGTCGACTGGGACTCCGTGATCCGAATACATTCAGCAGCCTTTGGGTACTCGATTTCCCCCTGCTCGAATACGGCGAAGAAGAAAGCCGCTGGTTTGCCATGCACCACCCGTTCACCTCGCCCAAGCCGGAAGACATTCCCCTATTGGAAAACGATCCGGGTTCGGTTCGGGCCAATGCCTACGATATGGTCATCAATGGCACCGAAGTGGGTGGTGGTTCAATTCGGATTTTCAACCGCGACTTGCAGGCTCGCATGTTCAGCATTCTTGGCTTCTCGGATGAAGAAGCAAAAGCGCAGTTCGGCTTCCTGATGGATGCGTTTGAATACGGGGCACCCCCACACGGCGGTATTGCGTTCGGGTTCGACCGGTTATGTTCACTCTTCGGTGGGGCGGATTCTATTCGCGACTTCATCGCTTTCCCCAAAAATAATTCCGGGCGCGACGTGATGATCGATTCGCCATCAACCATCAGTCAGGCGCAATTGAACGAACTGAAAATCGCCACCGTAGCAAAGTAA
- a CDS encoding amidohydrolase has product MKTPFLATAMLLPLLAVAQPKAKKNALPAVDADKKTIMADLDKRFPEYAGISKQIWDFAELGYQEEKSSALLEEQLKKEGFDVQTGVAGIPTAFVATYGSGKPVIGILGEYDALPGLATEAKPEFTPIAGQKGGHGCGHNLFGTASVAAAVEVKDWLKKSGHSGTIKIYGCPAEEGGSAKVYMVRDGLFKDVDVVLHWHPGAQNAADAGTSLANKNAKFRFKGIAAHAAASPERGRSALDGVEAMDYMVNMMREHIPSDTRIHYVITKGGEAPNVVPANAEVYYYVRNKDRAVVQSVWKRIENAAEGAAKGTGTQVTWEVLGGVYDILPNVTLAEVMHHNLETVGGVNYTPEETAFAKKISETFGDQKVPIENAAKVKNFRDASESATSGGSTDVGDVSWAVPTVGLSTATWVPGSSAHSWQSTAASGMSIGQKGMIVAAKTLAMTALDLYKTPALIEKANTEWVQKRGADFNYEALLGDRKPALDYRK; this is encoded by the coding sequence ATGAAAACACCATTCCTCGCAACGGCCATGTTGCTGCCCCTTCTGGCAGTGGCGCAACCCAAAGCTAAGAAAAATGCGCTCCCCGCTGTTGATGCCGACAAAAAGACGATTATGGCTGATCTGGATAAACGGTTTCCCGAATACGCTGGTATATCGAAACAAATCTGGGATTTTGCTGAACTGGGTTATCAGGAGGAGAAAAGTTCTGCTCTTTTGGAAGAACAACTGAAAAAAGAAGGTTTCGATGTGCAAACGGGTGTGGCCGGTATTCCGACCGCTTTCGTAGCTACGTATGGTTCGGGGAAACCCGTCATCGGCATTTTGGGTGAGTACGATGCGCTACCGGGTCTGGCTACCGAAGCTAAGCCCGAATTTACGCCCATCGCAGGTCAGAAAGGTGGTCACGGCTGCGGTCATAATCTCTTCGGGACAGCATCGGTAGCAGCTGCGGTTGAGGTTAAAGACTGGCTCAAAAAGTCGGGCCATTCCGGAACGATCAAGATTTACGGTTGCCCCGCCGAAGAGGGTGGTTCGGCTAAAGTATACATGGTGCGCGACGGGTTGTTCAAGGATGTAGACGTTGTATTACACTGGCACCCCGGTGCTCAAAATGCTGCCGATGCCGGCACTTCACTGGCGAACAAAAATGCTAAATTCCGTTTTAAGGGGATCGCGGCCCACGCAGCGGCTTCACCAGAGCGCGGTCGGTCGGCGCTTGATGGTGTCGAAGCGATGGATTATATGGTCAACATGATGCGTGAACACATCCCGTCCGATACCCGTATTCACTACGTCATCACCAAAGGCGGAGAAGCCCCTAACGTGGTTCCGGCCAATGCCGAAGTCTACTATTATGTCCGCAACAAAGACCGGGCTGTTGTCCAAAGCGTCTGGAAACGCATCGAAAATGCCGCCGAAGGAGCCGCTAAAGGAACAGGTACGCAGGTAACCTGGGAAGTACTGGGCGGTGTGTATGACATATTACCGAATGTAACGCTGGCCGAAGTGATGCACCACAATCTGGAAACCGTCGGTGGCGTAAATTACACGCCGGAAGAAACCGCTTTTGCCAAGAAAATCAGCGAGACATTCGGTGATCAGAAAGTACCCATCGAAAATGCCGCCAAGGTAAAAAACTTCCGCGATGCCTCCGAAAGTGCAACTAGTGGCGGTTCCACCGACGTGGGTGACGTGAGCTGGGCCGTACCAACGGTTGGTTTATCTACCGCTACGTGGGTACCCGGTTCGTCGGCGCACAGCTGGCAATCGACAGCCGCCAGTGGTATGAGCATTGGGCAAAAAGGCATGATCGTGGCAGCCAAAACGCTGGCTATGACCGCGCTCGATTTGTATAAAACACCGGCGCTCATCGAGAAAGCCAACACGGAATGGGTGCAGAAGCGCGGTGCTGACTTCAACTATGAAGCACTGCTGGGCGATAGGAAACCCGCTCTGGATTATCGGAAATAG
- a CDS encoding DUF4136 domain-containing protein, which translates to MKQLFFIAVLGLAATLTQAQNVTVNSETKPNTDFSRYKTYAWASQVDSKLDPGYYFLNDLVLKKQIREAVGFAMDGRGYKLKRQAPDLIVNFRVFDKPTTIKGYTGSGSNYFSSSEVQTLGDEKDIEVQAGTILINLIDTKTSQAVWQGLASGLTSNNGFDRQQGKIREAINLIFNKYPYRADKL; encoded by the coding sequence ATGAAACAGTTATTTTTTATCGCGGTATTAGGCCTAGCAGCTACCCTAACCCAGGCGCAAAACGTCACAGTAAACAGCGAAACCAAACCAAACACGGATTTCAGCCGCTACAAAACTTACGCTTGGGCATCGCAGGTAGACAGCAAACTCGATCCAGGCTATTATTTTCTGAACGACCTGGTTTTGAAGAAGCAGATTCGGGAAGCCGTCGGTTTTGCCATGGATGGCCGGGGTTACAAGCTCAAACGGCAGGCGCCCGATCTAATTGTTAACTTTCGGGTATTCGACAAGCCAACAACAATAAAGGGCTACACAGGTTCGGGTTCAAACTATTTTAGTTCCAGTGAAGTCCAGACGCTGGGTGACGAGAAGGACATCGAAGTACAAGCAGGCACCATTTTGATAAATCTCATTGATACAAAAACCAGTCAGGCTGTTTGGCAGGGGTTGGCGTCGGGTTTAACATCCAATAACGGTTTTGACCGGCAACAGGGGAAAATCCGCGAAGCCATCAACTTAATATTCAACAAATACCCTTACCGAGCCGATAAACTCTAA
- a CDS encoding S9 family peptidase, which produces MLHNLLTRRKSYPLLLVMSLAIPLIGRAQDAPTYQTPPKVLADLVTAPLTPTVSMSGKGDVMLILEQASAPGIAELAQPELKLAGLRLNPANTGPSRAKYITGLKLKKLTDKDEKAITGLPANPLISFVQWSPDDTKIAFASSTDSRIDLYVADVATATAQKIGSVALNATLGVPYQWVSDSKSLIAKIVPAGRGPAPEVSRVPVGPTTQENVGGKRGQAPTYQDLLKNPSDERQFAYYTTAQVVRLGLDGSTTNIGQPGIIRTASPSPNGQYIMLETVHTPFSYLVPVYRFPLKTEIYAVAGSLVKTLNDGPLQETVAYSPDGAPNGPREFAWRNDAPASVYYTVAQDNGDPKVKAEVRDKVFLVDAPFSGQPKEIYAAQFRFEGFDWGNETTALASERWWQNRKTITKIVNPTDWKTSVLFDRSYEDRYTNPGQPDTKHNQYGREVLNLLPSGEIIMLNAQGASPEGDRPFVSLLNLKTKQSRELWRSASPYFERPITVLDATRQVILTTRETPDESPNYFVRNLKARIAPIQATYFPHPYPQLKGIQKQQLRYKRSDGVDLTATLYLPVGYKKEQGPLPTFLWAYPAEFKSKDAASQVSGSPYQFNRISYWGAAAFVTMGYAILDNASIPIVGEGDKEPNDNYVEQLVASAKAAIDEGVRLGVVDSSRVGVGGHSYGAFMTANLLTHSKLFKGGIARSGAYNRTLTPFGFQNEQRSYWQAPDVYNKMSPFMNADKMKSPLLLVHGEADNNTGTFPIQSERYYNALKGFGATTRLVFLPYESHGYTAKESLLHMLSEMNGWLDKYVKNPASTAKATQAGKVGGGK; this is translated from the coding sequence ATGCTTCACAACCTGCTTACCCGTCGAAAAAGCTATCCGCTTCTTTTGGTGATGTCACTGGCAATTCCGCTCATTGGACGCGCTCAGGATGCACCGACCTACCAAACTCCGCCCAAAGTTTTGGCCGATCTGGTCACGGCTCCCCTCACGCCCACCGTCAGCATGTCGGGAAAGGGCGATGTGATGCTCATTCTCGAACAGGCTTCGGCACCCGGAATTGCGGAGCTAGCCCAGCCCGAACTTAAACTGGCCGGCCTGCGCCTGAATCCGGCCAATACCGGTCCCAGCCGGGCAAAGTACATAACGGGCCTGAAGCTGAAAAAACTGACCGATAAGGACGAAAAAGCCATAACGGGACTCCCCGCCAATCCGCTGATCAGTTTTGTACAGTGGTCGCCCGACGATACGAAAATAGCCTTTGCCAGCTCGACAGACAGCCGGATCGATCTATACGTCGCCGATGTGGCCACGGCCACGGCGCAAAAGATAGGTTCCGTTGCACTCAATGCGACCCTCGGCGTCCCCTATCAATGGGTATCGGACAGCAAAAGTCTGATCGCGAAAATAGTACCCGCCGGACGTGGACCAGCTCCCGAAGTCAGTCGTGTTCCGGTCGGACCAACGACGCAGGAAAATGTAGGTGGCAAACGAGGTCAGGCACCGACGTATCAGGATTTGCTCAAAAACCCATCCGACGAGCGCCAGTTTGCGTATTACACCACCGCGCAGGTCGTTCGGCTTGGGCTGGATGGTTCAACAACCAACATCGGCCAACCCGGCATTATTCGCACAGCGTCCCCATCGCCCAATGGCCAGTATATCATGCTCGAAACGGTTCACACCCCGTTTTCGTACCTGGTTCCAGTGTACCGGTTCCCGCTGAAAACGGAGATCTACGCCGTTGCCGGTTCACTGGTCAAGACGCTGAACGATGGCCCGTTACAGGAAACCGTTGCCTACAGTCCGGATGGTGCGCCCAACGGTCCCCGCGAATTTGCGTGGCGAAACGATGCTCCGGCTTCAGTCTATTACACCGTAGCGCAGGACAACGGCGATCCAAAAGTTAAAGCCGAGGTTCGGGATAAAGTATTTCTGGTCGACGCGCCCTTCTCAGGTCAACCAAAAGAAATCTACGCAGCGCAGTTCCGATTCGAAGGCTTCGACTGGGGTAATGAAACAACCGCTCTCGCCAGTGAACGCTGGTGGCAAAATCGGAAAACCATCACCAAGATCGTTAATCCAACCGATTGGAAAACCTCGGTATTGTTCGATCGCTCCTACGAAGATCGCTACACCAATCCCGGCCAACCCGACACCAAACACAACCAGTATGGCCGTGAGGTGCTGAATTTGCTGCCAAGTGGCGAGATTATCATGCTGAATGCGCAGGGCGCATCACCCGAAGGCGACCGTCCGTTCGTTAGCTTGCTAAACCTAAAAACCAAACAGAGCCGCGAACTATGGCGGTCAGCGTCTCCTTACTTCGAACGGCCCATTACGGTGCTGGACGCTACCCGGCAGGTGATTCTGACCACGCGCGAAACCCCCGACGAAAGCCCGAACTACTTCGTACGCAATCTGAAGGCCCGCATCGCTCCTATTCAGGCCACGTACTTTCCGCATCCTTATCCGCAGTTGAAAGGCATTCAGAAACAGCAACTTCGCTACAAACGCTCCGATGGCGTAGATCTGACCGCTACGCTGTATCTGCCTGTTGGTTACAAGAAAGAACAGGGGCCGCTACCGACATTCCTGTGGGCGTATCCTGCTGAATTCAAGAGTAAAGATGCTGCCAGTCAGGTATCGGGTTCGCCGTATCAGTTCAACCGAATCAGTTATTGGGGTGCCGCTGCCTTCGTGACCATGGGCTACGCTATTCTGGACAACGCCAGCATTCCGATCGTGGGTGAGGGCGATAAAGAGCCGAATGACAATTATGTCGAGCAGTTGGTAGCCAGCGCCAAAGCGGCCATCGACGAAGGGGTGCGGCTAGGTGTTGTCGATAGTAGTCGCGTAGGCGTAGGTGGGCACTCGTATGGTGCATTCATGACGGCTAACCTGCTCACACACAGCAAACTGTTCAAAGGCGGCATTGCCCGTAGTGGTGCATACAACCGTACACTGACGCCATTTGGTTTTCAGAACGAGCAACGCAGCTACTGGCAGGCCCCGGACGTTTACAACAAGATGTCGCCGTTTATGAATGCCGACAAAATGAAGTCGCCCCTGTTGCTCGTTCATGGCGAGGCCGACAACAATACGGGTACGTTCCCGATTCAGTCGGAGCGGTACTACAACGCGCTTAAAGGCTTCGGGGCCACAACCCGGCTTGTGTTCTTACCGTACGAAAGTCACGGCTACACGGCTAAAGAATCGCTACTGCACATGCTTTCCGAAATGAACGGCTGGCTGGACAAATACGTTAAAAATCCAGCTTCAACGGCCAAAGCTACTCAAGCGGGTAAAGTCGGGGGTGGTAAATAA